A single region of the Catenulispora sp. GP43 genome encodes:
- a CDS encoding protein phosphatase, giving the protein MGHLWDPTADDVLRLPSGRLLRGRGLRNPMPEGPEPAFALYLLGKEPPAVPWESRWIRWPDFRLPADKPAAREGFAEAWRRCETERVEVACGGGRGRTGTALACIAVLDGVPPESAVAYVREHYSPQAVETPWQRRFVAAFG; this is encoded by the coding sequence ATGGGACACCTGTGGGATCCGACGGCAGACGACGTGCTCCGCCTCCCCTCCGGCCGGCTGCTGCGCGGCCGAGGCCTGAGGAATCCGATGCCCGAGGGCCCGGAGCCGGCTTTCGCCTTGTACCTGCTGGGCAAGGAGCCGCCGGCGGTGCCGTGGGAGAGCCGTTGGATCCGCTGGCCCGACTTCCGGCTCCCGGCGGACAAGCCGGCGGCGCGCGAAGGCTTCGCGGAAGCCTGGCGACGCTGCGAGACCGAACGGGTCGAGGTCGCCTGCGGCGGGGGTCGCGGACGGACCGGGACGGCGCTGGCCTGTATCGCAGTGCTCGATGGTGTTCCGCCGGAATCGGCGGTCGCCTACGTACGGGAGCACTACTCTCCACAGGCTGTGGAAACCCCGTGGCAGCGGCGGTTCGTGGCCGCGTTCGGCTGA